The proteins below come from a single Holdemania massiliensis genomic window:
- the rimO gene encoding 30S ribosomal protein S12 methylthiotransferase RimO: MKIGVVSLGCCKNLVDSERMMGLLRQSGHEIVHNVHEAEAIIVNTCGFIEPAKEEAINTILEMAEYKNENCRKLIVAGCLAQRYKADLQAEMPEVDYFLTISEYPKMGQILTQVLGEKVLDGYGKNTRLVSTKPWTAYLKIAEGCDNRCSYCAIPGIRGGYVSFPIEDLVAEAKQLASEGVKELVVIAQDTSRYGTDCYGRRRIWDLLTELNAIEGLHWIRVLYLYPDEIDDEFVTGIKDLKKVIPYFDIPVQHGSDKMLQLMNRRGSVESILRTVKLIRENYEMPVLRTTMIVGFPQETEEDFQKMIDFIQEVRWDRLGAFTFSNEEDTPAYTMEGQISQEIMDERLERLMTVQNQIAQENGEALIGKTLEVLIENQDGLTGYYHGRGIHSAPDGIDGLIKFKSSRSYQPGTFAWVKVTKARHHDLIGVDACDAEEVTA; this comes from the coding sequence ATGAAAATAGGAGTTGTATCTTTAGGCTGCTGCAAGAATTTGGTTGACAGCGAGCGCATGATGGGGCTGCTGCGGCAGTCCGGTCATGAAATTGTTCATAATGTTCATGAGGCGGAAGCGATTATCGTGAATACCTGCGGCTTTATTGAACCCGCTAAGGAGGAAGCGATCAACACGATTCTGGAAATGGCAGAATATAAAAATGAAAACTGCCGGAAGCTGATTGTTGCCGGATGTCTGGCACAGCGCTACAAAGCAGATCTGCAGGCGGAAATGCCGGAAGTTGATTATTTCCTGACGATCAGCGAATATCCGAAGATGGGACAGATTTTAACGCAGGTTTTAGGCGAAAAAGTGCTGGATGGGTATGGCAAGAATACTCGATTAGTTTCGACCAAGCCATGGACAGCTTATCTGAAAATTGCCGAAGGCTGCGATAATCGCTGTTCATATTGCGCTATTCCGGGAATTCGTGGCGGATACGTTTCTTTCCCGATTGAAGATCTGGTTGCGGAAGCAAAACAGCTGGCGTCCGAGGGGGTAAAAGAACTCGTCGTAATCGCTCAGGACACCTCCCGCTACGGCACTGATTGTTACGGCCGGCGGCGGATTTGGGATCTGTTGACGGAACTGAATGCGATTGAAGGACTGCATTGGATTCGTGTTCTTTACTTGTATCCTGATGAAATTGATGATGAATTTGTTACAGGCATAAAGGATCTGAAGAAAGTGATTCCTTATTTCGATATTCCAGTTCAGCATGGCAGCGATAAAATGCTGCAGCTGATGAATCGCCGCGGCAGCGTGGAAAGTATTCTGAGGACGGTGAAACTGATTCGGGAGAATTATGAAATGCCAGTCCTGCGGACAACGATGATCGTTGGTTTCCCACAGGAAACAGAAGAAGACTTCCAGAAAATGATTGATTTTATTCAGGAAGTTCGTTGGGATCGTTTGGGTGCTTTCACTTTCTCCAATGAGGAGGATACTCCAGCATATACCATGGAAGGTCAGATTTCCCAGGAAATCATGGATGAACGATTGGAACGGTTAATGACAGTTCAAAATCAGATTGCGCAGGAAAATGGTGAAGCGTTGATTGGCAAGACACTGGAAGTTCTGATTGAGAACCAGGATGGACTAACGGGCTATTACCATGGCCGCGGCATCCACAGTGCGCCTGACGGAATTGACGGACTGATCAAGTTTAAAAGCTCCCGCAGCTATCAGCCGGGGACCTTTGCCTGGGTTAAAGTAACGAAGGCCCGGCATCATGATTTAATTGGCGTTGATGCCTGTGATGCTGAAGAAGTGACAGCTTAG
- a CDS encoding nucleoside triphosphate pyrophosphohydrolase, whose amino-acid sequence MQIHHNKLVRDRIPDIIRAEHRHCQTRTLTSSAYCTALKAKLVEMEVQNAEDRKALTEELADLSEVVDAVIRHFALNEDEIQTVKKQKANSRGRFEDRIFLEYVESDEGESNQL is encoded by the coding sequence ATGCAGATTCACCATAATAAACTGGTTCGCGACCGCATTCCCGACATCATTCGGGCTGAGCACCGACACTGTCAAACCCGCACCTTAACGTCCTCAGCGTATTGCACAGCCCTCAAAGCTAAACTCGTTGAGATGGAAGTTCAGAATGCCGAAGACCGCAAGGCACTGACTGAGGAACTGGCCGATTTAAGCGAAGTCGTAGATGCGGTTATCCGGCATTTTGCCTTGAATGAAGACGAGATCCAAACCGTCAAAAAACAAAAAGCGAATTCCCGCGGACGTTTTGAAGATCGAATATTCCTGGAATATGTTGAATCGGACGAAGGGGAATCAAACCAACTTTAG
- a CDS encoding PHP domain-containing protein — MNADLHIHSWYSDGSMTIDEILNQAQLNQVGLIAVTDHNQLSGSRECLRKCEAWKIQCLSGVELDAQQLGINFHILGYGMDLEDGQLNEFVETNCGRLERVNELLIEKMEQAGEAVSMKEYQQFSYDRQLGGWKALHYFAAKGIVANYRQGFSVYARYHHDYSCAGFPSVSEVVRQIHAAKGKAILAHPGKVIPSSALLEILPTIMETGLDGIECWYPSHDRFVTQTCLKYCQDRGLMITSGADCHGIFEKTTIGQMAVPISQLELKDLI; from the coding sequence ATGAACGCGGATTTACATATTCATTCCTGGTATTCAGATGGTTCGATGACCATTGATGAAATTCTGAATCAGGCACAATTAAATCAAGTTGGACTGATTGCGGTGACGGATCATAACCAGCTTTCAGGTAGCCGAGAATGTCTGCGGAAATGTGAAGCCTGGAAGATTCAATGTCTGTCGGGCGTGGAGTTGGACGCCCAGCAGCTGGGGATTAATTTTCATATTTTGGGGTACGGAATGGATTTAGAGGACGGCCAGTTGAATGAATTTGTGGAAACGAATTGTGGTCGTTTGGAACGTGTCAATGAGCTGTTAATTGAAAAAATGGAACAGGCGGGCGAAGCGGTAAGCATGAAGGAATACCAACAATTTTCTTATGATCGACAATTAGGCGGGTGGAAGGCTTTGCATTATTTCGCGGCCAAAGGAATCGTTGCGAACTACAGGCAGGGATTCTCGGTTTATGCTCGATATCATCATGATTACAGCTGCGCCGGTTTTCCTTCGGTTAGTGAAGTCGTTCGGCAGATTCACGCAGCGAAAGGGAAGGCAATCCTGGCACATCCGGGAAAAGTGATTCCTTCGTCGGCTTTGCTGGAAATTTTGCCAACGATCATGGAGACGGGATTAGATGGAATTGAGTGCTGGTATCCCTCCCATGATCGTTTTGTGACACAAACCTGTTTAAAGTATTGTCAAGATCGAGGATTAATGATCACGTCTGGCGCCGACTGCCACGGCATCTTTGAAAAGACAACCATCGGCCAGATGGCAGTTCCAATATCGCAGTTAGAATTAAAAGATCTGATATAA
- the aroQ gene encoding type II 3-dehydroquinate dehydratase, whose amino-acid sequence MKFLVVNGPNINMTGIREQGVYGARNYAEITAMIQAEAKRREIEIEVVQSNIEGEMINAIQRCYFENMDGLIINPGAYTHTSYALHDAIKSIAPIPAVEVHFSNVHARERFRHESKTAPACLGQLCGFGDYGYVMAMDALIQHLSSKH is encoded by the coding sequence ATGAAATTTTTAGTTGTCAACGGTCCGAATATCAATATGACCGGAATCCGCGAACAAGGCGTTTACGGCGCACGGAATTATGCCGAGATCACAGCAATGATCCAAGCGGAAGCCAAGCGGCGTGAAATCGAGATTGAAGTCGTTCAAAGCAATATCGAAGGTGAGATGATCAACGCCATTCAGCGGTGTTACTTTGAGAACATGGATGGTCTGATTATCAATCCGGGAGCTTATACGCATACCAGCTATGCCCTCCATGACGCAATCAAAAGTATTGCGCCGATTCCTGCGGTTGAAGTCCATTTTTCCAATGTTCATGCCCGTGAGCGTTTCCGGCATGAATCCAAAACGGCGCCGGCTTGTCTTGGACAGCTGTGCGGCTTTGGTGATTATGGTTATGTCATGGCGATGGATGCTTTAATTCAGCATCTCAGCTCAAAACATTGA
- a CDS encoding prephenate dehydrogenase codes for MQEESHFLIIGLGLLGGSYAQGLKRKGYHVSALDINPESIAYALEQGWIDEGAVGFDEKLVAQADSIVFGLYPQALLEWIDQHQDSFAPNTRITDVTGVKEQIVTQVQQKLRPDVEFIASHPMAGREVSGVQYADCSIFEPANFIITPTAANTEAGIAWVRSLAEALNFRNIAVLSPAEHDKMIGFLSQLTHVIAVTLMNTSDNTHLVDYTGDSFRDLTRIAKINESLWTELFLMNKQNLVREIDEFAAELAHFRTVLENEETEEMKRLFRQSTQRRKCFDK; via the coding sequence ATGCAGGAGGAATCGCATTTTCTGATCATCGGTTTAGGTCTTTTGGGCGGCAGCTACGCTCAGGGATTAAAGCGCAAAGGCTATCACGTCAGCGCTCTGGATATCAATCCTGAAAGCATTGCTTATGCCTTAGAACAAGGCTGGATTGATGAGGGCGCCGTGGGTTTTGATGAAAAACTCGTAGCTCAGGCGGACAGCATCGTGTTTGGCCTGTATCCGCAGGCGCTTTTGGAATGGATTGATCAACATCAGGACAGCTTTGCCCCCAACACCCGCATCACGGATGTGACCGGCGTCAAGGAACAAATTGTCACTCAGGTTCAGCAAAAGCTGCGTCCGGATGTGGAATTTATTGCCAGTCATCCGATGGCTGGCCGGGAGGTCAGCGGGGTTCAGTATGCCGACTGCTCCATTTTTGAACCGGCGAACTTCATTATTACTCCTACTGCGGCGAATACCGAAGCTGGAATTGCCTGGGTTAGGTCATTGGCTGAAGCTCTGAATTTTCGGAATATCGCTGTGCTCAGTCCCGCGGAACATGATAAGATGATCGGTTTTCTCAGTCAGCTGACGCATGTCATCGCTGTGACCCTAATGAACACCAGTGACAACACGCATCTGGTTGACTATACCGGTGATTCTTTCCGGGATTTGACACGGATTGCCAAGATTAACGAATCGTTATGGACTGAGTTGTTTTTGATGAACAAGCAGAATCTGGTTCGAGAAATTGATGAATTTGCCGCCGAGTTGGCGCATTTCCGGACTGTTCTGGAAAATGAAGAGACAGAAGAGATGAAGCGGCTGTTCCGTCAATCGACACAGCGGCGAAAATGTTTTGACAAGTGA
- the aroA gene encoding 3-phosphoshikimate 1-carboxyvinyltransferase has protein sequence MQATMTPGICTQPTVSIPPSKSMAHRAIICAALAQGESLIHHVDYSDDILTTIDGMRKLGARIEQDGSDVRVWGIPDFHQLKTDEIFCKESGSTLRFFIPIFSLTGQRVRFTGQNRLLKRPQTVYEQLFQAQGLVYSHTEERIEIEGALKPGEFTLRGDISSQFISGLLFALVCCGEDSRLHIEPPFESRSYVELTLQMLEDFGVHAYFEDELTLRIPGGQRYRACETTVESDYSQLGFYAALGCINHEIRCLGLRPDSRQGDRQILDIVRAMGGNVEVNEKEIIFRPAALKGSVIDMQNCPDLGPILMVLASFAQGETKMINAARLRYKESDRIEAMEIELRKVGVRIHSTESEVWIEGPTPWQGGVTVSGHQDHRIVMALAIGATMAVGPITIEGAQAIAKSYPGFFADLRSLGIEIKEN, from the coding sequence ATGCAGGCAACGATGACTCCGGGTATTTGCACTCAGCCGACCGTTTCAATTCCCCCAAGCAAATCGATGGCGCATCGAGCGATCATCTGCGCGGCTTTGGCTCAGGGGGAAAGCTTGATCCATCATGTTGATTATTCCGATGACATCTTGACGACGATTGACGGTATGCGCAAACTGGGCGCCCGAATTGAACAGGATGGCAGCGATGTGCGGGTTTGGGGAATTCCGGATTTTCATCAGTTAAAGACCGATGAAATTTTCTGTAAGGAATCCGGCTCAACCCTGCGCTTCTTCATTCCGATCTTTTCGCTGACTGGCCAGCGTGTGCGCTTTACCGGTCAGAATCGCCTGCTCAAGCGTCCCCAGACCGTCTATGAACAATTGTTTCAGGCTCAGGGACTGGTTTATTCGCATACGGAAGAACGAATCGAAATTGAAGGAGCACTCAAACCAGGAGAGTTTACGCTGCGCGGCGACATCAGTTCGCAGTTTATTTCCGGCTTGTTGTTTGCCTTAGTCTGCTGCGGCGAAGATTCCCGGCTGCATATCGAACCGCCGTTTGAATCACGCTCTTATGTGGAGCTGACATTGCAGATGCTTGAGGATTTTGGTGTTCATGCTTATTTTGAAGATGAACTGACGCTGCGGATTCCCGGCGGTCAGCGTTATCGCGCCTGTGAAACGACGGTGGAATCGGATTATTCCCAGCTTGGCTTTTACGCGGCGCTGGGGTGCATTAATCATGAAATTCGCTGCCTAGGACTGCGGCCGGATTCCCGCCAGGGCGATCGGCAGATTCTGGATATCGTTCGGGCCATGGGCGGTAACGTGGAAGTGAATGAAAAAGAAATTATTTTCCGTCCTGCGGCGTTAAAAGGTTCGGTCATCGATATGCAGAACTGTCCGGATCTCGGCCCGATTTTGATGGTCTTGGCCAGTTTTGCCCAGGGTGAAACAAAAATGATCAATGCGGCTCGCCTGCGCTATAAAGAAAGTGATAGAATAGAAGCGATGGAAATCGAGCTCCGTAAAGTCGGCGTCCGGATTCATTCCACAGAAAGTGAAGTCTGGATCGAAGGACCTACACCTTGGCAGGGCGGCGTTACTGTCAGCGGCCATCAGGATCATCGCATCGTTATGGCACTGGCCATTGGTGCAACAATGGCAGTGGGGCCGATTACGATTGAAGGCGCACAGGCCATTGCCAAATCGTATCCTGGATTTTTTGCGGATTTACGGTCTCTGGGTATTGAAATAAAGGAGAATTAA
- the aroF gene encoding 3-deoxy-7-phosphoheptulonate synthase — protein sequence MIITLKKNTPQPEIDRLIKNFEKQGVQVNMISGANYNVFGLVGDTAKLDERRIMANEWVEEVTRIAAPYKLANRMFHPEDSVINVSGVKVGGHEKIVVIGGPCSVEGETMICDIAQEVKDAGGVMLRGGAYKPRTSPYAFQGMGTEGVLAMVKAREKTGLPIVSELMSADKIDEFVEHVDLIQVGARNMQNFDLLKALGKVDKPVLLKRGLANTIEEWIMAAEYIMAGGNKNVILCERGIRTFEKYTRNTLDLSVVPIIKERTHLPIIIDPSHATGDWKLVEAMSLAAIAAGADGLIIEVHSCPECAWSDGAQSLKPAKFASLIEKGRAIAQVVGRSL from the coding sequence ATGATTATCACATTAAAAAAGAACACACCGCAGCCGGAAATTGACCGACTGATCAAAAACTTTGAAAAACAAGGCGTTCAGGTCAACATGATTTCCGGCGCCAATTACAATGTTTTTGGTTTAGTCGGTGATACGGCGAAACTGGATGAACGTCGGATCATGGCGAATGAATGGGTGGAAGAGGTTACGCGCATTGCCGCCCCATATAAACTGGCTAACCGGATGTTCCATCCGGAAGACTCCGTTATTAACGTCAGCGGCGTAAAGGTCGGCGGTCATGAAAAGATCGTGGTGATCGGCGGTCCTTGCTCGGTTGAAGGTGAAACGATGATCTGCGATATCGCCCAAGAGGTCAAAGATGCCGGCGGTGTGATGCTGCGGGGCGGGGCATACAAGCCAAGAACCTCCCCATATGCGTTTCAGGGCATGGGCACCGAAGGTGTTCTGGCGATGGTCAAAGCCCGGGAAAAGACCGGTCTGCCGATTGTCAGCGAATTGATGAGTGCGGATAAGATTGATGAATTTGTCGAGCATGTCGATCTGATTCAGGTTGGGGCGCGCAACATGCAGAACTTCGATCTGTTAAAAGCATTGGGGAAAGTCGATAAGCCAGTGCTGTTAAAACGAGGACTGGCGAACACGATTGAGGAATGGATCATGGCGGCGGAATACATCATGGCTGGCGGCAATAAGAATGTGATCCTGTGCGAACGCGGGATCCGGACCTTTGAGAAATACACCCGCAATACGCTGGATCTGAGCGTTGTACCGATCATCAAGGAACGGACGCATCTGCCGATCATCATCGACCCATCGCATGCGACCGGGGACTGGAAGCTAGTCGAAGCGATGTCGCTGGCAGCGATTGCGGCGGGCGCTGACGGTTTGATCATCGAAGTCCATTCCTGTCCGGAATGCGCGTGGAGCGATGGGGCACAGTCATTGAAGCCGGCGAAGTTTGCTTCGCTGATTGAAAAAGGCCGCGCGATTGCTCAGGTGGTAGGGAGATCGCTGTAA
- a CDS encoding shikimate kinase produces the protein MRRGLIGEHLGHSYSKRIHEALGGYAYELTEVSPQQLDALMKAKEFAALNVTIPYKQMVIPYLDELDERARRIGAVNTIVNDHGRLIGKNTDYYGCRFMLEQAGIEIRDKKVILLGNGGAAQAVYAVLEDLGASSIIKVKRNPSAQTLTYEEAYRQHSDTQVIVNTSPVGMFPDQEGIPIELDHFPQLESVADVIYNPHRTRLIVEAQKRGCKTATGLSMLTAQAAEAIRAFTGKAVSSEAILKMTADLAREKMNLVLIGMPGCGKSTIARKLAELSSRPLVDIDQRIVERIGMPIRAFFDQEGEAAFRQIEAEILAEVTLQSGQIIATGGGIVKDWENVRRLRQSGKVYFLDRSLDQLETDPSRPLSSSREALRQLYDQRIELYRSACDQQIDNNGSIEQTAQECWRCWQTENDGFIDENTNSIGGMKK, from the coding sequence ATGCGGCGGGGATTGATCGGTGAACATTTAGGTCACAGCTATTCCAAACGGATTCACGAAGCTCTGGGCGGTTATGCCTACGAGCTGACTGAAGTCAGTCCTCAGCAATTGGACGCTTTGATGAAAGCGAAAGAATTTGCGGCGCTGAATGTCACGATTCCCTATAAGCAGATGGTCATCCCCTATCTGGATGAACTCGATGAACGAGCACGCCGGATCGGCGCGGTCAATACGATCGTCAATGATCATGGCCGCCTGATCGGTAAAAACACCGATTATTATGGATGCCGGTTCATGCTGGAACAGGCGGGAATTGAGATTCGCGATAAGAAAGTCATTTTGTTGGGCAACGGCGGGGCTGCCCAGGCCGTTTATGCGGTATTGGAGGATTTGGGGGCTTCATCCATCATCAAGGTGAAGCGGAATCCATCAGCGCAGACCTTGACCTATGAAGAAGCTTATCGACAGCACAGCGACACTCAGGTGATCGTCAACACCAGCCCGGTAGGAATGTTTCCAGATCAGGAAGGGATTCCGATAGAACTGGATCACTTTCCGCAGTTGGAAAGCGTGGCGGATGTTATCTATAATCCGCATCGCACCCGTCTGATTGTCGAGGCGCAGAAGCGCGGATGCAAAACTGCGACTGGGTTGAGCATGCTGACAGCGCAGGCGGCGGAAGCCATCCGGGCATTTACCGGCAAAGCCGTCAGTTCGGAAGCGATCCTGAAAATGACGGCGGATTTAGCCAGAGAAAAGATGAATCTTGTTTTGATCGGTATGCCGGGCTGCGGCAAGAGTACGATTGCCAGGAAACTGGCGGAGCTCAGCAGCCGTCCGCTTGTCGATATTGATCAGCGGATTGTTGAGCGGATCGGCATGCCGATTCGGGCGTTTTTCGATCAGGAAGGCGAAGCCGCTTTCCGCCAGATTGAGGCTGAGATCCTGGCTGAGGTGACGCTGCAGAGTGGACAGATTATCGCCACCGGCGGCGGGATCGTCAAAGATTGGGAAAATGTTCGGCGGCTGCGCCAAAGCGGCAAGGTGTATTTCTTGGATCGCAGCCTGGATCAGCTGGAAACCGATCCAAGCCGGCCATTAAGCTCCAGCCGTGAAGCACTGCGTCAGTTATACGATCAGCGGATTGAGCTGTATCGGAGTGCTTGTGATCAACAGATTGACAACAACGGAAGCATTGAACAGACAGCACAGGAATGCTGGCGCTGCTGGCAGACCGAGAACGACGGCTTTATTGATGAGAATACAAATTCAATAGGGGGAATGAAAAAATGA
- the aroC gene encoding chorismate synthase gives MKSAIGQCIQLSLFGESHGEAIGVVIQGLPSGILIDQAWMQKQMEKRKPKGKISTQRQEADIPEIVSGVFEGKTTGTPLCILIRNENMRSKDYSKMRDIPRPSHADYTAQVKYQGFQDYRGGGHFSGRITAPLVAAGAIFLQMLKSKGIEVGTHVSQMQEIIDEPLADDEIVLRKQLLALEDQYLACIQDSVRDAIQKRIEEAQAQGDSMGGILESAVVGMPAGVGEPFFDSVESKLAHLLFSIGAVKGVEFGDGFDFAAKTGSEANDGFAIKDGQLQTLTNHNGGINGGITNGMPLRIRTVVKPTPSIYKPQSSVNLKTGEAVTLQIEGRHDPAILHRARVVVDSMIALGLVDLLTERFGILWWKGEDACGGD, from the coding sequence ATGAAAAGTGCGATTGGACAGTGCATTCAGCTGTCGCTGTTCGGCGAAAGTCATGGTGAAGCGATCGGCGTTGTGATTCAGGGGCTGCCTTCGGGAATCCTGATTGATCAAGCCTGGATGCAAAAACAAATGGAAAAGCGCAAGCCGAAAGGAAAGATATCCACGCAGCGCCAGGAAGCTGATATTCCTGAAATTGTCAGCGGAGTCTTTGAAGGAAAAACAACCGGAACGCCGCTGTGTATTTTGATCCGCAACGAAAATATGCGAAGCAAGGACTATTCTAAAATGCGGGATATTCCGCGGCCTTCCCATGCTGATTACACCGCGCAGGTAAAATATCAGGGATTTCAGGATTATCGCGGCGGCGGTCATTTTTCCGGACGGATTACCGCACCGTTAGTCGCGGCCGGAGCGATTTTCCTGCAGATGCTCAAATCCAAGGGAATTGAAGTCGGAACGCATGTCAGCCAGATGCAGGAAATCATAGATGAGCCGCTGGCTGATGATGAGATCGTGCTGCGAAAACAGCTACTGGCTTTGGAGGATCAATATCTGGCCTGCATCCAGGATTCCGTACGGGATGCAATCCAGAAAAGAATTGAAGAAGCGCAGGCTCAGGGCGATTCGATGGGCGGTATTTTGGAAAGTGCCGTTGTCGGAATGCCGGCCGGCGTAGGGGAACCTTTCTTTGATTCGGTCGAAAGCAAGCTTGCACATTTGCTTTTCAGCATCGGAGCTGTGAAAGGCGTAGAATTTGGCGATGGTTTTGACTTCGCGGCGAAAACCGGCAGCGAAGCCAACGATGGCTTTGCGATCAAGGACGGACAGCTTCAGACGCTGACCAATCACAACGGCGGAATTAACGGTGGAATTACCAACGGCATGCCGCTGCGGATCCGGACGGTCGTGAAGCCGACGCCTTCCATCTATAAACCGCAGTCCAGCGTTAATCTGAAAACTGGGGAAGCCGTGACGCTGCAGATCGAGGGCCGGCATGATCCGGCGATCCTGCATCGGGCAAGAGTCGTTGTTGACAGTATGATTGCCTTGGGGTTGGTGGATCTGTTGACAGAACGCTTCGGGATTCTGTGGTGGAAAGGGGAAGACGCATGCGGCGGGGATTGA
- the aroB gene encoding 3-dehydroquinate synthase, whose translation MMKKITVNLKDKSYPILIQRGLLNQIGQVLDGQRKVMIITDEGVPEEYAQRVLAQCSQGYVERVIQGEGAKSMEVYQQILRRLLKERFSRKDLIVALGGGVIGDLSGFVAATYMRGIEFINIPTTTLSQIDSSIGGKVAINLDGIKNCVGAFWQPKMVLIDPDVLATLPKRHINNGLAEALKAGLIRDESLFELFETENPMDHIEKILYKSLMMKKKVVEIDEREIGVRRILNFGHTIGHGIESYYHLQDVYHGEAVALGMMKMIKDEAVRERLHPIYQRLNLKEDIEYDRQQVYDFITKDKKIDGGTLTIVLLRKVGEAYLKDIPTEKIKEYL comes from the coding sequence ATGATGAAAAAAATCACGGTCAATCTCAAAGACAAAAGCTATCCGATTTTGATTCAGCGGGGATTACTGAATCAGATAGGACAGGTTCTCGATGGTCAGCGCAAGGTGATGATCATTACCGATGAAGGTGTTCCGGAGGAATATGCTCAGCGCGTGCTGGCTCAGTGTTCCCAGGGTTATGTTGAACGGGTAATTCAGGGCGAAGGAGCCAAAAGCATGGAGGTTTACCAACAAATTTTGCGGCGGTTGCTGAAAGAACGCTTTTCACGCAAAGATCTGATCGTCGCGTTAGGCGGCGGGGTTATCGGCGATTTATCCGGATTTGTTGCGGCTACCTATATGCGAGGGATCGAGTTTATCAATATCCCAACGACAACGCTTTCCCAGATTGACAGCAGTATCGGCGGCAAAGTCGCAATTAATCTGGATGGAATTAAAAACTGTGTCGGGGCTTTCTGGCAGCCAAAAATGGTGTTAATCGATCCGGATGTGCTTGCCACGTTGCCCAAACGGCATATCAATAACGGTTTGGCTGAAGCCTTAAAAGCGGGATTAATTCGGGATGAATCGTTATTTGAACTGTTTGAAACCGAAAATCCGATGGATCACATTGAAAAGATTTTATATAAATCGCTGATGATGAAAAAGAAGGTCGTCGAGATTGATGAACGTGAGATTGGTGTCCGGCGAATTTTGAATTTCGGCCATACGATTGGTCACGGCATCGAGAGCTATTATCATCTGCAGGATGTTTATCATGGCGAAGCGGTAGCCTTGGGCATGATGAAGATGATCAAGGATGAAGCGGTGCGCGAACGTCTGCATCCGATTTATCAACGTTTAAATCTGAAAGAGGACATTGAATATGACCGTCAACAGGTTTACGATTTCATAACCAAAGATAAGAAGATTGATGGCGGAACACTCACGATTGTCCTGCTTCGTAAGGTAGGCGAGGCGTACTTGAAAGACATTCCGACAGAGAAAATCAAGGAATATCTGTAA
- a CDS encoding type II secretion system protein, producing MKRRNKGFTLIELIVVVAILVLLMLMLVPRLTGFTKTASVTVCNANVANAYKIMVMEYSLGKKPFTEGSAREAIKENLGDSEKLCPLGGEIIVDVPADSSKFTIYCKEHGQSDQQKLANYSGDVLKLAVSKYYNNKTGQLDSTGPNFGVNFKKEIAELYNLDVNNFDFAVTDNGSSGYSVYIFDGISNLEVNAEITGVVYTFDKSQQPTGNSAGTTFKGKINTKNVDGTQIKYLDTKTVTY from the coding sequence ATGAAACGGCGGAATAAAGGTTTTACATTGATTGAATTGATCGTCGTTGTGGCGATTTTAGTGCTGCTGATGTTGATGTTAGTGCCGAGGTTGACTGGATTTACGAAAACGGCTTCTGTGACAGTATGTAATGCCAATGTAGCGAACGCTTATAAAATTATGGTTATGGAGTATTCCTTAGGGAAAAAGCCATTTACAGAGGGCTCTGCTAGAGAGGCAATAAAGGAAAACTTAGGAGATTCAGAAAAACTTTGTCCTCTAGGCGGAGAGATTATTGTCGATGTTCCTGCAGATAGTAGTAAATTTACAATTTATTGCAAAGAACATGGTCAATCAGATCAACAGAAATTAGCCAACTATTCTGGTGATGTTTTGAAATTGGCTGTTAGTAAATACTATAATAATAAAACAGGACAGTTGGATTCGACTGGACCTAATTTTGGAGTGAATTTTAAAAAGGAGATTGCAGAGCTATATAATTTGGATGTAAATAACTTTGATTTCGCTGTCACTGATAATGGATCGAGTGGTTATTCTGTCTATATCTTTGATGGAATATCGAATTTGGAGGTTAATGCAGAAATAACAGGTGTTGTTTATACATTTGATAAAAGTCAACAACCAACTGGAAATTCTGCAGGAACAACATTCAAAGGGAAAATCAATACAAAGAATGTTGATGGAACACAGATAAAGTATCTTGATACGAAAACAGTAACATACTAA